The following proteins come from a genomic window of Aggregicoccus sp. 17bor-14:
- the rnr gene encoding ribonuclease R has product MTHLPETLKRLLAEADHPLGIKELLRLSGLNPGAQTELKRTLREMVRSGDLLKEGKRYVVAVAPPPSAVRPAPAPARAAKSAAKRAVPSRARAARGTEAEAREPFVRDEGFTRVRRGRSAEREPRGLERAEPPARRSRAAPPSREELRPARGGRHGANARDEVPVIEGVLHVHRDGFGFVHPLTSGGEKGQKADNIFIPPQEAARALDKDRVRVAVPGYPARTEGRILEVTSRQRQLVAGTYYERGRNALVYPNDKGLPGPIRVPRTQMAREGDVVKVRLGVGAELLGEGEGLYGEVAGSIGKPGDPSVEVLSIAFAQGFNDEFPSEVMDEADRVPLKVSEAEARGEDRRDLRKLPLITIDGEDARDFDDAVYAEPRGDGWRLVVAIADVTHYVRERTPLDVEALHRATSVYLPDRVLPMLPERLSNGICSLRPDEDRLCMVADMVIDRRGLLKSSELYPAVMRSHARCTYNEVQDVLDGKDVPHRNRFKPHFERLMALARTLIQMRKERGAIDFDLPEVKVVMGENGFPVRMEKRERKESHRLVEQCMLAANEAVAQYFQERELPSVYRYHGAPDEEKLAAFALLAQAHGFKFSAGDEVSSRELNAFISQLEGHPEQRALNQLLLRSMMQAVYSSSQVGHYGLASESYLHFTSPIRRYPDLLVHRLLKAHWAREGKKRPAAAVEKEESRLEEMAQQCSDRERAAMLAERETVSFYAALLMKDRVGEEFDATVSSVVDFGFFVELDKEFVEGLVKADALGFGAKLDKTVHALSYPTGRKVRVGQKLRVRLASANLERRQLDFTPIAFEGEAELVLDAEQGDAHEDGRRRRGGGRSPRPPGRSRQEPPRWESPPPARAQKPWEKPRASRKPEEVEVAAEAPAKRRRLVPPAKPVASAPPEEPAAPVYARSAPQEDLAGPAWEEKPREQEAVPLWELAQQGEAPAPRGSSPHPGFDRIRALAAQRGGQARGGNDSADWKRGPERGGPGKGPKKGGGSKKGAPKGKSKGRR; this is encoded by the coding sequence GTGACCCACCTTCCCGAAACCCTCAAGCGACTGCTGGCCGAGGCGGATCACCCGCTGGGCATCAAGGAGCTGCTGCGGCTGTCCGGCCTGAACCCGGGCGCGCAGACCGAGCTCAAGCGCACGCTGCGCGAGATGGTGCGCAGCGGAGACCTGCTCAAGGAGGGCAAGCGCTACGTGGTGGCCGTGGCGCCTCCGCCGTCGGCCGTGCGCCCTGCACCCGCGCCCGCGCGCGCCGCGAAGAGCGCCGCCAAGCGCGCCGTCCCCTCGCGCGCGCGCGCCGCGCGCGGCACCGAGGCGGAAGCCCGCGAGCCCTTCGTGCGCGACGAGGGCTTCACCCGCGTGCGCCGCGGCCGCAGCGCCGAGCGTGAGCCAAGAGGTCTCGAGCGCGCGGAGCCGCCTGCGCGCCGCTCGCGCGCGGCGCCCCCTTCGCGCGAGGAGCTGCGCCCGGCGCGCGGCGGCCGGCACGGCGCGAACGCGCGGGACGAGGTGCCGGTCATCGAGGGCGTCCTGCACGTGCACCGCGACGGCTTCGGCTTCGTGCACCCGCTCACGAGCGGCGGCGAGAAGGGCCAGAAGGCCGACAACATCTTCATCCCGCCGCAGGAGGCCGCGCGCGCGCTGGACAAGGACCGCGTGCGCGTGGCCGTGCCCGGCTACCCCGCGCGCACCGAGGGGCGCATCCTCGAGGTGACGAGCCGCCAGCGCCAGCTGGTGGCGGGCACCTACTACGAGCGCGGCCGCAACGCGCTGGTGTACCCCAACGACAAGGGCCTGCCCGGCCCCATCCGCGTGCCGCGCACGCAGATGGCGCGCGAGGGGGACGTGGTGAAGGTGCGCCTGGGCGTGGGCGCGGAGCTGCTGGGCGAGGGCGAGGGGCTCTACGGCGAGGTGGCCGGCTCCATCGGCAAGCCCGGTGACCCCTCCGTGGAGGTGCTCTCCATCGCCTTCGCGCAGGGCTTCAACGACGAGTTCCCGTCCGAGGTGATGGACGAGGCGGACCGGGTGCCGCTCAAGGTCTCCGAGGCGGAGGCCCGCGGCGAGGACCGGCGCGACCTGCGCAAGCTGCCGCTCATCACCATCGACGGCGAGGACGCGCGCGACTTCGACGACGCCGTCTACGCCGAGCCCCGCGGCGACGGCTGGCGCCTCGTGGTGGCCATCGCGGACGTGACCCACTACGTGCGCGAGCGCACCCCGCTGGACGTGGAGGCGCTGCACCGCGCCACCAGCGTGTACCTGCCGGACCGCGTGCTGCCCATGCTCCCGGAGCGGCTGAGCAACGGCATCTGCTCGCTGCGCCCGGACGAGGACCGGCTGTGCATGGTGGCCGACATGGTCATCGACCGGCGCGGCCTGCTCAAGTCGAGCGAGCTCTACCCGGCCGTGATGCGCAGCCACGCGCGCTGCACCTACAACGAGGTGCAGGACGTGCTGGACGGCAAGGACGTCCCGCACCGCAACCGCTTCAAGCCCCACTTCGAGCGCCTGATGGCGCTCGCGCGCACGCTCATCCAGATGCGCAAGGAGCGCGGCGCCATCGACTTCGACCTCCCCGAGGTGAAGGTGGTGATGGGGGAGAACGGCTTCCCCGTGCGCATGGAGAAGCGCGAGCGCAAGGAGAGCCACCGCCTGGTGGAGCAGTGCATGCTCGCGGCCAACGAGGCCGTGGCGCAGTACTTCCAGGAGCGCGAGCTGCCCAGCGTGTACCGCTACCACGGCGCTCCGGACGAGGAGAAGCTCGCGGCCTTCGCGCTGCTCGCGCAGGCGCACGGCTTCAAGTTCAGCGCGGGGGACGAGGTGAGCTCGCGCGAGCTCAACGCCTTCATCAGCCAGCTGGAGGGCCACCCCGAGCAGCGCGCGCTGAACCAGCTGCTGCTGCGCTCGATGATGCAGGCCGTGTACTCCTCCTCGCAGGTGGGCCACTACGGCCTCGCCTCCGAGAGCTACCTGCACTTCACCAGCCCCATCCGCCGCTACCCCGACCTGCTCGTGCACCGCCTGCTCAAGGCGCACTGGGCGCGCGAGGGCAAGAAGCGCCCGGCCGCCGCGGTGGAGAAGGAGGAGTCGCGGCTCGAGGAGATGGCGCAGCAGTGCTCGGACCGCGAGCGCGCCGCGATGCTCGCCGAGCGCGAGACGGTGTCCTTCTACGCCGCGCTCCTGATGAAGGACCGCGTGGGCGAGGAGTTCGACGCCACCGTCTCCTCGGTGGTGGACTTCGGCTTCTTCGTGGAGCTGGACAAGGAGTTCGTCGAGGGCCTGGTGAAGGCGGACGCGCTGGGCTTCGGCGCGAAGCTGGACAAGACGGTGCACGCGCTCAGCTACCCCACCGGGCGCAAGGTGCGCGTGGGGCAGAAGCTGCGCGTGCGCCTCGCCTCCGCGAACCTCGAGCGCCGCCAGCTGGACTTCACCCCCATCGCCTTCGAGGGCGAGGCGGAGCTGGTGCTGGACGCGGAGCAGGGCGACGCGCACGAGGACGGCCGGAGACGCCGCGGTGGAGGGCGCTCGCCGCGCCCCCCGGGCCGCAGTCGCCAGGAGCCGCCGCGCTGGGAGTCGCCGCCGCCCGCGCGCGCGCAGAAGCCCTGGGAGAAGCCGCGCGCTTCGCGCAAGCCCGAGGAGGTGGAGGTCGCCGCAGAGGCTCCCGCCAAGCGCCGGCGCCTCGTGCCTCCGGCGAAGCCGGTGGCCTCCGCTCCCCCGGAGGAGCCGGCCGCGCCCGTCTACGCCCGCAGCGCACCGCAGGAGGACCTGGCCGGCCCCGCATGGGAGGAGAAGCCCCGCGAGCAGGAAGCCGTGCCGCTCTGGGAGCTCGCGCAGCAGGGCGAGGCCCCGGCGCCGCGCGGCAGCTCGCCGCACCCGGGCTTCGATCGCATCCGCGCGCTCGCCGCGCAGCGCGGGGGGCAGGCGCGCGGCGGCAATGACTCCGCCGACTGGAAGCGGGGCCCCGAGCGCGGCGGCCCCGGCAAGGGGCCGAAGAAGGGTGGGGGCTCCAAGAAGGGAGCCCCCAAGGGGAAGTCCAAGGGGCGGCGTTAG
- the nadD gene encoding nicotinate (nicotinamide) nucleotide adenylyltransferase, with the protein MHVALLGGSFNPPHVGHLLAAQYVWATQALDEVWLMPSFQHPFRKALVDFEHRVAMCELLCRDTSGWLKTSRVESEVGGSGRTVDTLTFLKARHPEHQYTLVIGSDILKDLPNWKDFDRIRQLSRVLVLHRAGYPAAEAVGPPLAEVSSTEVRELLQRGQSSEVQVEGLVPRAVLAYARKAGLYAAP; encoded by the coding sequence GTGCACGTCGCCCTGCTGGGAGGCTCCTTCAACCCGCCGCACGTGGGACACCTGCTGGCCGCGCAGTACGTGTGGGCCACGCAGGCGCTGGACGAGGTGTGGCTGATGCCCTCGTTCCAGCACCCCTTCCGCAAGGCGCTGGTGGACTTCGAGCACCGCGTGGCGATGTGCGAGCTGCTGTGCCGCGATACCTCGGGATGGCTGAAGACCTCGCGGGTGGAGAGCGAGGTGGGCGGCAGCGGGCGCACCGTGGACACGCTCACCTTCCTCAAGGCGCGCCACCCCGAGCACCAGTACACGCTCGTGATCGGCTCGGACATCCTCAAGGATCTGCCGAACTGGAAGGACTTCGATCGCATCCGCCAGCTCTCGCGCGTGCTGGTGCTGCACCGCGCGGGCTACCCGGCGGCGGAGGCGGTGGGCCCGCCGCTCGCGGAGGTCTCCAGCACCGAGGTGCGCGAGTTGCTGCAGCGCGGCCAGTCTTCGGAGGTCCAGGTGGAGGGCCTGGTGCCGCGCGCCGTGCTCGCCTACGCGCGCAAGGCGGGCCTCTACGCCGCGCCCTGA
- a CDS encoding exo-beta-N-acetylmuramidase NamZ domain-containing protein, whose translation MKVRTGLDVWAAQGFKALAGKRVGAIVNPTSVDSGFRHLADLLKEAPGVTLAALFGPEHGIRGEAQYMVAVDEARDRRTGVPVHSLYGSTFESLSPRPEWLKGLDALVFDIQDVGSRYYTYVYTMALAMKAAAKARIPFYVLDRPNPIDGVSLEGNLVGEGFRSFVGLYALPNRHGMTAGELARLFNTQEGFGCELTVVPCEGWRRAMHWSETGLPFIPPSPNMPTADTALVYPGMCLGEGTNVSEGRGTCRPFEQFGAPWVDSQALVEGLEAAGLPGVRFRPVGFTPTFDKFRGESCSGAFIHVTDRATFQPLRTGVAIFYALRSLWPEHFAWRADAYEFVEDVPAFDLLCGTDQVRRGMEAGLPLARLFEGFEAQTQAFARQRQPYLMYA comes from the coding sequence ATGAAGGTCAGGACGGGCTTGGATGTGTGGGCGGCGCAGGGCTTCAAGGCGCTCGCGGGCAAGCGGGTGGGGGCGATCGTCAACCCCACCAGCGTGGACTCGGGGTTCCGCCACCTGGCAGATCTCCTGAAGGAGGCGCCGGGCGTCACGCTCGCGGCGCTCTTCGGCCCCGAGCACGGCATCCGCGGCGAGGCGCAGTACATGGTGGCCGTGGACGAGGCGCGCGACCGGCGCACCGGCGTGCCCGTGCACAGCCTCTACGGCTCCACCTTCGAGTCGCTCAGCCCGCGCCCCGAGTGGCTGAAGGGCCTCGATGCGCTCGTCTTCGACATCCAGGACGTGGGCAGCCGCTACTACACCTACGTGTACACGATGGCGCTCGCGATGAAGGCGGCCGCGAAGGCGCGCATCCCGTTCTACGTGCTGGACCGGCCCAATCCCATCGACGGCGTCTCGCTCGAGGGCAACCTCGTGGGCGAGGGCTTCCGCTCCTTCGTCGGCCTCTACGCGCTGCCCAACCGCCACGGCATGACGGCCGGCGAGCTCGCGCGCCTCTTCAACACGCAGGAGGGCTTCGGCTGCGAGCTCACCGTGGTGCCCTGCGAGGGCTGGCGCCGCGCGATGCACTGGAGCGAGACGGGGCTGCCCTTCATCCCGCCCTCGCCCAACATGCCCACCGCGGACACCGCGCTGGTGTACCCGGGCATGTGCCTGGGGGAGGGGACCAACGTCTCCGAGGGCCGCGGCACCTGCCGCCCCTTCGAGCAGTTCGGCGCGCCGTGGGTGGACTCGCAGGCGCTGGTGGAGGGGCTGGAGGCGGCGGGCCTGCCGGGCGTGCGCTTCCGTCCCGTGGGCTTCACCCCCACCTTCGACAAGTTCCGCGGTGAGTCCTGCAGCGGCGCCTTCATCCACGTGACCGACCGCGCCACCTTCCAGCCCCTGCGTACCGGCGTGGCCATCTTCTACGCGCTGCGCTCGCTGTGGCCCGAGCACTTCGCGTGGCGCGCGGACGCGTACGAGTTCGTGGAGGACGTGCCCGCCTTCGACCTGCTGTGCGGCACGGACCAGGTGCGCCGGGGCATGGAGGCGGGCCTTCCGCTCGCGCGCCTCTTCGAGGGCTTCGAGGCGCAGACGCAGGCCTTCGCTCGGCAGCGCCAGCCCTACCTGATGTACGCTTAG
- a CDS encoding protease inhibitor I42 family protein, which produces MAKAKSGAKKATPAAKKEKTDKLGLLKAASARVAKAAAKLVKGAPEKAAAKPAPAPAPKPEKVEKPKPGSAPAMEKIKAAAEKARASAAAPVAAKAAATKAPAAKAAPEKGKARAPAVERPRPRATKLPPPGEPLTKREMEQLLTAGQGRGVMGEGSLKGRLVLTDGFPHLVVTGRDKRELTFLLQGPDQEVFPAYVEHRVSVSGLIKKTTNYGGTVDVRKYSAKKAEAEAEVAPVETEAKLRYLSPGELSQVTSPGMGAGTKGFGSMRGSLEMTGDDYVLVVSNGGTRQQVSFLLEGKGAKGMRKFVGHNIVATGVIDKTSGWGGRVQVENFEPRPAEFRAVSRDEMEVAHVEGETEQASAEARLNQGLTVRLEEKPGFTWAIEPTTAKRVGLREANFESGGANAPASREFFFTPRNPGTFEVEFFLAKAFNPGQVDRTFKLNVTVKP; this is translated from the coding sequence ATGGCCAAGGCCAAGTCTGGGGCCAAGAAGGCGACTCCCGCTGCGAAGAAGGAGAAGACCGACAAGCTCGGCCTCCTGAAGGCGGCCTCCGCACGGGTCGCCAAGGCAGCAGCGAAGCTCGTGAAGGGAGCGCCCGAGAAGGCGGCTGCCAAGCCCGCACCGGCGCCGGCGCCCAAGCCCGAGAAGGTGGAGAAGCCGAAGCCCGGCTCCGCCCCCGCGATGGAGAAGATCAAGGCCGCCGCCGAGAAGGCGCGCGCGTCCGCCGCGGCCCCCGTCGCTGCGAAGGCAGCGGCCACCAAGGCGCCCGCCGCCAAGGCCGCACCCGAGAAGGGCAAGGCCCGCGCCCCCGCCGTGGAGCGCCCGCGCCCGCGCGCGACGAAGCTTCCGCCCCCGGGCGAGCCGCTCACCAAGCGCGAGATGGAGCAGCTGCTCACCGCCGGCCAGGGGCGCGGCGTGATGGGCGAGGGCAGCCTCAAGGGCCGCCTCGTGCTCACCGACGGCTTCCCCCACCTGGTGGTGACGGGGCGCGACAAGCGCGAGCTCACCTTCCTGCTGCAGGGGCCCGACCAGGAGGTGTTCCCGGCGTACGTGGAGCACCGCGTGTCGGTGAGCGGCCTCATCAAGAAGACCACGAACTACGGCGGCACGGTCGACGTGCGCAAGTACTCGGCGAAGAAGGCCGAGGCCGAGGCCGAGGTCGCGCCGGTGGAGACCGAGGCGAAGCTGCGCTACCTCTCGCCCGGTGAGCTCTCGCAGGTGACCAGCCCCGGCATGGGCGCGGGCACCAAGGGCTTCGGCTCCATGCGCGGCAGCCTGGAGATGACCGGCGACGACTACGTGCTCGTGGTCTCCAACGGCGGCACCCGCCAGCAGGTGTCCTTCCTGCTCGAGGGCAAGGGCGCCAAGGGGATGCGCAAGTTCGTGGGCCACAACATCGTGGCCACCGGGGTCATCGACAAGACCTCCGGCTGGGGCGGGCGCGTGCAGGTGGAGAACTTCGAGCCGCGTCCGGCGGAGTTCCGCGCCGTCTCGCGCGACGAGATGGAGGTCGCGCACGTCGAGGGCGAGACCGAGCAGGCGAGCGCCGAGGCGCGCCTGAACCAGGGCCTCACCGTGCGGCTCGAGGAGAAGCCCGGCTTCACCTGGGCCATCGAGCCCACCACGGCCAAGCGCGTGGGCCTGCGCGAGGCGAACTTCGAGTCCGGCGGCGCCAACGCCCCGGCCTCGCGCGAGTTCTTCTTCACCCCGCGCAACCCGGGCACCTTCGAGGTGGAGTTTTTCCTCGCCAAGGCCTTCAACCCGGGCCAGGTCGACCGTACCTTCAAGCTCAACGTCACCGTCAAGCCGTGA
- a CDS encoding tetratricopeptide repeat protein yields MVALLLACMLLASVPPANPSAAPSARLDAALAREASGDDAGALADLEALALAQPTWALPRLEAARLRLKLGQDTPRLGADLDVAEALAPTNPRVHYLRGLLWEERGQARAAVQAYERALSYRAAYDEPRLRLGALYAAQGDWLHAELHYRTLAHAHPQAVPVRVELARVLEAQGRVSDAERELEALRAAQPTQPLVLRRLAELYERTGRPQLAAPLRAQLERPAGPPKRALQPSRR; encoded by the coding sequence ATGGTCGCGCTCCTGCTCGCCTGCATGCTCCTGGCCTCCGTACCCCCCGCCAACCCCTCGGCGGCGCCCAGCGCCCGCCTGGACGCGGCGCTCGCGCGCGAGGCCTCGGGGGACGACGCCGGGGCGCTCGCGGACCTCGAGGCGCTCGCGCTCGCCCAGCCCACCTGGGCGCTTCCCCGCCTGGAGGCCGCCCGCCTGCGCCTGAAGCTGGGGCAGGACACCCCGCGCCTCGGGGCAGACCTGGACGTGGCCGAGGCGCTCGCGCCCACCAACCCCCGCGTCCACTACCTGCGGGGGCTGCTGTGGGAGGAGCGCGGCCAGGCGCGGGCGGCCGTGCAGGCGTACGAGCGGGCGCTGAGCTACCGCGCCGCCTACGACGAGCCGCGCCTGCGCCTCGGGGCGCTCTACGCAGCGCAGGGAGACTGGCTGCACGCGGAGCTCCACTACCGCACGCTCGCGCACGCCCACCCGCAGGCGGTGCCCGTCCGGGTGGAGCTGGCGCGCGTGTTGGAAGCGCAGGGCAGGGTGTCCGATGCGGAGCGGGAGCTGGAGGCGCTGCGCGCGGCCCAGCCCACCCAGCCGCTGGTGCTGCGGCGGCTCGCCGAGCTCTACGAGCGCACCGGGCGGCCCCAGCTCGCCGCACCCCTTCGGGCCCAGCTCGAGCGGCCCGCGGGTCCCCCGAAGCGCGCGCTGCAGCCCTCTCGCCGCTAG
- a CDS encoding endonuclease MutS2: MLRALAQRCRTAPGKERALARPFLDSREAVADALTLVEEARRLGQEQFTLPLGGVSDLRNALGRAEKGGLLEPRELIASAQLLLAFVRAREALEEREHQVPALAAIARRLPDLEALAARIDRCFEPDGEISDRASPEIREARERARGLHRSIMGRLDKLLHDETFLPNLRETYYTLRNGRYVVPVVANNRGEVPGIVHNASQTGQTLFIEPQALVGLGNDLTVAQSVVTEEERRLLQELTDQLGRESAAILEGIDAVAELDEAEAAAVLAADLRASVPELPADGRMNLLSLRHPLLVLKGGEVVSNDVQLNETARALVVSGPNAGGKTVTLTAVGLCSLMLRAGLPIPAASGSKLPLYRSVHSTIGDAQNLAEGLSTFSAHVAVLRDIVAVVGRDSLVLIDEIAADTDPREGAAIAIAVLEELIERGAVVLVTTHLEELKALAHMDPRFLNARVGFDARRMAPTYKLQMGAAGASSAIDVAARTGLPERICQRARELSLNAGGPLAKALAAAEEDRRVLHGELERARAAADEAEALRTRLDAERQAFARERREQELRHHQALQEVAQKAEAEVREVLVAMRAQASEKAAAEARAKLAARAEEEKQKALAARAELYQVEAPAPANLKVGAWVHHAGFEKDVEILELHGDQALVAAGILKMRVPLSELSGSRKGKPQSKFPERNKQQAALKKATQAAPEEVKASHYRCDVRGMRADDAIAEVESFLDRGMRSGEEGALIVHGHGTGALKQSIRDFLARSPYIRMYRPGENHEGGDGVTVVSLRA, translated from the coding sequence GTGCTCCGCGCCCTCGCTCAACGCTGCCGCACCGCCCCTGGCAAGGAGCGGGCGCTCGCGCGTCCCTTCCTCGACTCGCGCGAGGCGGTGGCGGACGCGCTCACCCTGGTCGAGGAGGCGCGCCGGCTCGGCCAGGAGCAGTTCACCCTCCCGCTCGGTGGCGTGAGCGACCTGCGCAACGCCCTGGGCCGCGCCGAGAAGGGCGGCCTGCTCGAGCCGCGCGAGCTCATCGCCTCCGCGCAGCTGCTGCTCGCCTTCGTGCGCGCCCGCGAGGCGCTCGAGGAGCGCGAGCACCAGGTGCCGGCCCTGGCGGCCATCGCCCGGCGGCTGCCGGACCTCGAGGCGCTCGCGGCGCGCATCGACCGGTGCTTCGAGCCGGACGGGGAGATCTCCGACCGCGCGAGCCCGGAGATCCGCGAGGCGCGCGAGCGTGCGCGCGGCCTGCACCGCAGCATCATGGGCCGGCTCGACAAGCTGCTGCACGACGAGACCTTCCTGCCCAACCTGCGCGAGACCTACTACACCCTGCGCAACGGCCGTTACGTGGTGCCGGTGGTGGCGAACAACCGCGGCGAGGTGCCCGGCATCGTCCACAACGCGAGCCAGACGGGACAGACGCTGTTCATCGAGCCGCAGGCGCTGGTGGGCCTGGGCAACGATCTCACCGTGGCCCAGTCCGTGGTCACCGAGGAGGAGCGGCGGCTCCTGCAGGAGCTGACGGACCAGCTCGGGCGCGAGTCGGCGGCCATCCTCGAGGGCATCGACGCGGTGGCCGAGCTGGACGAGGCGGAGGCCGCCGCGGTGCTCGCGGCGGACCTGCGCGCGAGCGTCCCGGAGCTGCCGGCCGACGGGCGCATGAACCTGCTGTCCCTGCGCCACCCGCTGCTGGTGCTCAAGGGCGGCGAGGTGGTGTCCAACGACGTGCAGCTCAACGAGACGGCGCGCGCGCTCGTCGTGAGCGGACCCAACGCGGGCGGCAAGACGGTGACGCTCACCGCCGTGGGCCTGTGCTCGCTGATGCTGCGCGCGGGCCTGCCCATCCCCGCGGCGAGCGGCTCGAAGCTGCCGCTGTATCGCTCCGTGCACTCCACCATCGGCGATGCGCAGAACCTCGCCGAGGGCCTGTCCACCTTCAGCGCGCACGTGGCGGTGCTGCGCGACATCGTGGCGGTGGTGGGTAGGGACTCGCTCGTGCTCATCGACGAGATCGCCGCGGACACGGATCCGCGCGAGGGCGCGGCCATCGCCATCGCGGTGCTGGAGGAGCTCATCGAGCGGGGCGCGGTGGTGCTCGTCACCACGCACCTGGAGGAGCTCAAGGCGCTCGCTCACATGGACCCGCGCTTCCTCAATGCGCGCGTGGGCTTCGACGCGCGGCGCATGGCGCCCACCTACAAGCTGCAGATGGGCGCGGCCGGCGCCTCCTCCGCCATCGACGTGGCGGCGCGCACGGGCCTTCCCGAGCGCATCTGCCAGCGTGCGCGGGAGCTGAGCCTGAATGCAGGCGGCCCCCTCGCCAAGGCGCTCGCCGCGGCCGAGGAGGACCGGCGCGTGCTGCACGGGGAGCTGGAGCGCGCCCGCGCGGCCGCCGACGAGGCCGAGGCGCTGCGCACGCGCCTGGACGCCGAGCGCCAGGCCTTCGCGCGCGAGCGCCGCGAGCAGGAGCTGCGCCACCACCAGGCCCTGCAGGAGGTCGCGCAGAAGGCCGAGGCCGAGGTGCGCGAGGTGCTGGTGGCGATGCGTGCGCAGGCCAGCGAGAAGGCCGCGGCCGAAGCGCGCGCGAAGCTCGCGGCGCGCGCCGAGGAGGAGAAGCAGAAGGCGCTCGCCGCGCGCGCCGAGCTCTACCAGGTGGAGGCCCCGGCCCCGGCGAACCTCAAGGTGGGCGCCTGGGTCCACCACGCCGGCTTCGAGAAGGACGTGGAGATCCTCGAGCTGCACGGGGACCAGGCACTGGTGGCGGCGGGCATCCTCAAGATGCGCGTGCCCCTCAGCGAGCTGTCCGGCTCGCGCAAGGGCAAGCCCCAGTCGAAGTTCCCCGAGCGCAACAAGCAGCAGGCGGCGTTGAAGAAGGCCACGCAGGCGGCCCCCGAGGAGGTGAAGGCCTCCCACTACCGCTGCGACGTGCGCGGCATGCGCGCGGACGATGCCATCGCCGAGGTGGAGAGCTTCCTCGACCGCGGCATGCGCAGCGGCGAGGAGGGCGCGCTCATCGTGCACGGGCACGGCACCGGCGCGCTGAAGCAGTCCATCCGCGACTTCCTCGCGCGCTCGCCCTACATCCGGATGTACCGGCCGGGCGAGAACCACGAGGGCGGAGACGGCGTCACCGTCGTCTCCCTGCGCGCCTAG
- a CDS encoding adenylate/guanylate cyclase domain-containing protein, whose translation MRTANLAIVFTDIQGFTERTSRQTLEENQRLLQVHAALLTPLFKAFGGRVVKSIGDAFLVTFESPTQAVLSGIAIQDRLWQHNRSAPEAERMSVRVAINVGEVRLESNDVFGEPVNIAARVEALTEAGEVYFTEAVYLAMNKAEVPSQEVGAFELKGIPGRIRVFRVPHAPYRVEAPTAQPQPAADALPPFGNLGLSRLPEGRSVAAAELASSVGQHAARLGTRAASVGGQLVASAGQALAAARNGEGARRLNRRHVALAVGGAVALGLLLFFLLGSPAERAIGRVADASGAERDARRDEAERLIAEEPDAAERAYLNGQLEEALGSAGRAVGAYRNAARAGHGKAERRLVQLLEHRECRVRASAAGALGDLHAKGARGALEDLAEDGGPDEGADIPLFGCNSRRAAQDALRRLGP comes from the coding sequence TTGCGGACCGCCAACCTCGCCATCGTCTTCACCGACATCCAGGGCTTCACGGAGCGCACCAGTCGGCAGACCCTGGAGGAGAACCAGCGGTTGCTGCAGGTGCACGCCGCGCTGCTCACGCCCCTGTTCAAGGCCTTCGGCGGGCGGGTGGTGAAGTCCATCGGCGACGCCTTCCTCGTCACCTTCGAGTCGCCCACGCAGGCGGTGCTCAGCGGTATCGCCATCCAGGACCGGCTCTGGCAGCACAACCGCAGCGCGCCCGAGGCCGAGCGCATGAGCGTGCGGGTGGCCATCAACGTGGGCGAGGTGCGGCTCGAGTCCAACGACGTCTTCGGCGAGCCGGTGAACATCGCCGCGCGCGTGGAGGCGCTCACCGAGGCGGGCGAGGTGTACTTCACCGAGGCGGTATACCTCGCGATGAACAAGGCCGAGGTCCCCTCGCAGGAGGTGGGCGCCTTCGAGCTCAAGGGAATCCCGGGGCGCATCCGCGTCTTCCGCGTGCCGCACGCCCCCTACCGGGTGGAGGCTCCCACCGCGCAGCCGCAGCCCGCGGCGGACGCGCTCCCCCCGTTCGGCAACCTCGGCCTCTCGCGGCTTCCCGAGGGGCGCTCGGTCGCCGCCGCGGAGCTCGCCTCGAGCGTGGGGCAGCACGCGGCGCGGCTCGGCACGCGGGCGGCGAGCGTGGGCGGACAGCTGGTGGCGAGCGCGGGCCAGGCGCTCGCGGCGGCGCGCAACGGCGAGGGCGCCCGCCGGCTGAATCGCCGCCACGTGGCCCTCGCGGTGGGCGGCGCCGTCGCGCTGGGGCTCCTGCTCTTCTTCCTGCTCGGAAGCCCCGCCGAGCGGGCGATTGGCCGCGTGGCGGATGCCTCCGGCGCCGAGCGCGACGCGCGCCGCGACGAGGCGGAGCGGCTCATCGCCGAGGAGCCCGACGCGGCGGAGCGCGCCTACCTCAATGGCCAGCTCGAGGAGGCGCTGGGCTCCGCGGGGCGGGCCGTGGGCGCGTACCGCAACGCGGCCCGCGCAGGGCACGGCAAGGCGGAGCGGCGGCTGGTGCAGCTGCTCGAGCACCGCGAGTGCCGCGTGCGCGCGAGCGCCGCGGGGGCACTGGGGGACCTGCACGCGAAGGGCGCGCGCGGGGCACTGGAAGATCTCGCCGAGGACGGCGGCCCGGACGAAGGCGCGGACATCCCGCTCTTCGGCTGCAACTCCCGGCGCGCGGCGCAGGATGCGCTGCGGCGGCTGGGGCCCTGA